A window from Prochlorococcus marinus CUG1435 encodes these proteins:
- a CDS encoding tyrosine--tRNA ligase, with protein sequence MSDNLILPSWLSRGIEEYFPIKGTDQTFSEIIDHANKNNKKLRVKLGIDPTGTDIHLGHSILFKKLRAFQDNGHIAVLIIGDFTAQIGDPTGKNKTRVQLSEKQVEDNAKTYLTQLGMGKPANKSILDFDSKERIEIRYNSEWLKGLNLNSIIELMGSATVSQMLAKEEFNKRYTSQVPIALHEFLYPLLQGYDSVVVRSDIELGGTDQKFNIAIGRDLQRHFKQDPQIGVLLPILTGLDGIKKMSKSEFNTVGLTEDPLSMYSKLEKVPDNIIPTYFELLTELDLSFLENLNPRELQRRMALEVTTLFHGAEEALKAQSNCEKLFLGQKEKVGEIPEISLKEVVFPVKFFYLLSALKLFKSSSESKRSIKGGGVKIDSQKVVNPDLVFNSKNDLEGKILQIGKKIIKRFEN encoded by the coding sequence ATGTCAGATAATTTAATATTGCCATCATGGTTGTCAAGAGGAATAGAAGAATATTTTCCAATTAAGGGAACAGATCAAACCTTTTCGGAGATAATTGATCATGCGAATAAAAATAATAAAAAATTAAGGGTCAAACTCGGGATTGATCCAACTGGAACAGATATTCATCTTGGGCACAGCATATTGTTTAAAAAACTTAGGGCATTCCAAGATAATGGACATATTGCAGTACTAATTATTGGAGATTTTACTGCTCAAATTGGAGACCCAACCGGAAAAAACAAAACAAGAGTTCAGTTATCTGAAAAACAAGTTGAGGATAATGCAAAAACGTACTTAACCCAACTAGGAATGGGAAAGCCAGCTAATAAATCTATTTTAGATTTTGATTCAAAAGAAAGAATAGAAATTAGATATAACAGTGAATGGTTAAAAGGGTTAAATCTCAATTCGATAATTGAATTAATGGGGAGTGCAACAGTTAGTCAAATGCTAGCTAAGGAGGAATTTAATAAAAGGTATACTTCGCAAGTTCCAATTGCTTTGCATGAATTCTTATATCCACTTTTACAAGGTTACGATTCGGTAGTTGTTCGATCAGACATTGAGCTTGGAGGTACAGATCAGAAATTTAACATTGCAATAGGAAGAGATCTTCAAAGGCATTTTAAACAAGACCCTCAAATTGGTGTTCTGCTGCCAATATTGACAGGTTTAGATGGAATTAAGAAGATGAGCAAATCTGAATTTAACACCGTAGGTTTGACCGAAGATCCTCTTTCAATGTATTCAAAATTAGAAAAAGTACCTGATAATATTATCCCTACCTATTTTGAATTACTTACTGAATTAGATTTAAGTTTTCTTGAAAACTTAAATCCTCGTGAATTACAGAGAAGAATGGCTTTAGAAGTAACTACTTTATTCCATGGTGCCGAAGAAGCATTAAAGGCGCAATCAAACTGCGAAAAATTATTCCTTGGACAAAAAGAAAAAGTTGGCGAAATTCCAGAGATTTCTTTAAAAGAAGTAGTTTTTCCAGTAAAGTTTTTTTACTTGTTAAGTGCTCTAAAACTTTTCAAATCTAGCAGTGAATCAAAAAGATCTATTAAAGGCGGGGGTGTAAAAATTGATAGTCAGAAAGTAGTAAATCCTGATTTAGTTTTTAATTCAAAAAATGA
- a CDS encoding DUF1825 family protein has product MGFFESDIVQEEAKKLFIDYQELMKLGSDYGKFDREGKKMFIKKMESLMDRYKVFMKRFELSEDFQAKMTVEQLKTQLSQFGITPDQMFDQMNKTLIRMKDELDKTS; this is encoded by the coding sequence ATGGGATTTTTTGAGTCAGACATCGTTCAAGAAGAAGCTAAAAAGCTTTTTATAGATTACCAAGAACTTATGAAACTTGGTTCTGATTATGGAAAATTTGACAGAGAAGGGAAAAAAATGTTTATAAAAAAAATGGAATCTCTTATGGATCGTTATAAGGTTTTTATGAAGAGATTTGAATTGTCTGAAGATTTTCAAGCAAAAATGACAGTAGAACAATTAAAGACACAGCTAAGTCAATTTGGGATTACTCCTGATCAAATGTTCGATCAAATGAATAAAACCTTAATAAGAATGAAGGATGAACTTGATAAAACTTCTTAA